The following are from one region of the Francisella opportunistica genome:
- a CDS encoding PaaI family thioesterase has translation MIDLNNYTPIDFPWNFTCFSSIDKNPLGVQLPLYHIGDHMYTKFKCLPNHVGWDNVIHGGIIALICDDILGKHVLSASRSFCMTRNLNIKYLKPTYSKLTHIFKTTIIRKGHSTVWIKVDIYNEKGDLCAYADADFALLEENHAKQKDIASYNLDDLIAHLK, from the coding sequence ATGATAGATTTAAATAATTACACACCCATTGATTTTCCGTGGAATTTTACTTGCTTTAGTAGCATAGATAAAAACCCTCTTGGTGTACAACTTCCTTTGTACCACATCGGTGATCATATGTATACCAAGTTTAAGTGCCTACCTAATCATGTTGGCTGGGATAATGTAATTCACGGTGGTATTATTGCACTAATCTGCGATGATATTCTTGGTAAACATGTTTTAAGTGCTAGTAGATCATTTTGTATGACACGCAACTTAAATATTAAATATCTAAAACCAACCTATAGCAAACTAACACACATATTTAAGACAACTATTATCCGTAAAGGTCACTCAACTGTATGGATAAAAGTTGATATTTATAATGAAAAAGGCGATTTATGTGCTTATGCAGATGCTGATTTCGCTCTCTTAGAAGAAAATCATGCCAAGCAAAAAGATATCGCTAGCTATAATCTTGATGATTTAATTGCTCACTTAAAATAA
- a CDS encoding acetyl-CoA C-acyltransferase, producing MSENVYIVAAKRSAVTKGKKGGFAKKRPDELLADVLRKTVAESNIDPKDIEDIVVGCAMPEAEQGLNVARISSLLAGLPNTVPAFTINRYCSSGLQSIAIAANEIAQGNIDVAIGAGVESMSMIPFGGNKMSFSKEIFAKDENIAIAYGMGITAEMVAKDWDVSRKDQDAFALESHQKAINAIENGYFKDEILAIDVDHLKPNEETGDIINHKETITVDEGARKDTSLEALAKLKTAFANGGSVTAGNSSQVSDGAAAVVLVSEKYLKEHNLKPLGKFLGFAVTGVDPRIMGIGPIKAIPKVLKQTNLNIDDIDWIELNEAFAAQSLAVINDLKLDKNKVNPCGGAIALGHPLGATGTILTVKALHGLRRTGKKYAMITMCIGTGMGAAGIIEAC from the coding sequence ATGAGTGAAAATGTATATATAGTCGCTGCAAAACGCTCAGCTGTTACGAAAGGTAAAAAAGGTGGTTTTGCAAAAAAACGTCCTGACGAACTACTAGCGGATGTACTTAGAAAGACTGTTGCAGAATCTAATATTGATCCTAAAGATATAGAAGATATAGTTGTTGGTTGTGCTATGCCTGAAGCTGAACAAGGACTCAATGTAGCTAGGATCTCATCTCTCTTAGCAGGATTACCTAATACTGTCCCTGCTTTTACAATTAACCGTTATTGTAGCTCTGGCTTACAATCTATCGCTATTGCAGCTAATGAAATAGCGCAAGGAAATATCGATGTTGCTATTGGTGCTGGTGTAGAAAGCATGAGCATGATCCCATTTGGTGGTAATAAAATGTCTTTTAGTAAAGAAATCTTTGCTAAAGATGAAAATATTGCTATAGCCTATGGTATGGGTATCACTGCAGAAATGGTTGCTAAAGATTGGGATGTATCACGCAAAGATCAAGATGCTTTTGCCCTTGAAAGTCATCAAAAGGCCATCAATGCCATTGAAAATGGTTATTTTAAAGATGAAATTTTGGCTATTGATGTTGATCATCTTAAGCCGAATGAAGAAACAGGTGACATCATTAATCACAAAGAAACTATAACAGTAGATGAAGGGGCGCGTAAAGATACGTCTTTAGAAGCTTTAGCTAAGTTAAAAACAGCTTTTGCAAATGGTGGTTCAGTTACTGCAGGTAATAGCTCACAGGTATCAGATGGTGCAGCTGCTGTAGTTTTAGTTAGTGAAAAATATCTCAAAGAACACAACCTAAAGCCTCTAGGTAAATTTCTAGGATTTGCTGTAACTGGTGTTGATCCTCGCATTATGGGGATAGGACCAATTAAGGCTATCCCTAAAGTGCTTAAACAAACTAATCTAAACATTGATGATATTGACTGGATTGAGCTAAATGAAGCTTTTGCTGCCCAATCATTAGCAGTTATTAATGATTTAAAGCTTGATAAGAACAAGGTGAATCCATGTGGTGGTGCTATTGCTTTAGGTCACCCACTTGGCGCAACTGGAACGATACTAACCGTCAAAGCTCTACATGGACTACGCCGCACAGGTAAAAAATATGCTATGATTACAATGTGTATTGGTACCGGTATGGGTGCTGCAGGTATTATTGAGGCTTGCTAA
- a CDS encoding ornithine cyclodeaminase produces the protein MRILSVQDMVKIVQNHGFNNFIIDLVEYTKQDFIRWSEFDKSPRYAAHVPGGVLELMPTADKKLFSHKYVNGHPGNPKYGKQTVIATGQLSEIKHGYPLLISEMTILTALRTAAATVLATDYLARKDSKTMALIGTGAQSEFQTLAHKLIRPIQTVRYFDTDPQAMKKYANNMKDVDLEFIACDSAKEACEGADIIVVCTACKLHAIVIENDWVKEGVHISGLGGDCPGKTELDMDILFRGKVVVEYKEQSMIEGEIQNLSPQEVKQVLHAEVWEILTGKKKGRENDKEITIYDSVGFAIEDFSALRLTLDLAEKYDIGSQMDMVPPIKNPKNLFSVL, from the coding sequence ATGAGAATTTTATCAGTCCAAGATATGGTAAAAATAGTGCAAAATCATGGTTTTAATAATTTCATAATAGATCTTGTTGAGTATACAAAACAAGACTTTATTAGATGGAGTGAATTTGATAAGTCACCACGTTATGCAGCACATGTACCAGGTGGTGTTTTAGAGCTTATGCCGACAGCAGATAAGAAACTATTTTCCCATAAGTATGTAAATGGTCATCCAGGTAATCCAAAATATGGTAAACAAACAGTAATTGCTACAGGACAGCTTAGTGAAATCAAGCATGGCTATCCGCTATTAATATCTGAGATGACAATTCTTACAGCACTAAGAACGGCAGCTGCAACAGTTTTAGCAACTGATTATCTAGCACGTAAAGATAGTAAAACGATGGCGCTAATAGGTACTGGAGCACAGAGTGAGTTTCAAACTTTAGCACATAAATTGATTAGACCTATACAGACAGTTAGATATTTCGATACAGATCCACAAGCTATGAAAAAATATGCTAATAATATGAAAGATGTCGACCTTGAATTTATAGCATGTGATAGTGCCAAAGAGGCTTGCGAAGGTGCTGATATTATCGTTGTATGTACCGCTTGTAAGCTTCATGCAATTGTTATTGAAAATGACTGGGTCAAGGAAGGTGTCCATATCAGTGGTCTAGGTGGTGATTGCCCTGGTAAAACTGAGCTTGATATGGATATCCTATTTAGAGGGAAGGTTGTAGTTGAATATAAAGAGCAATCAATGATTGAGGGCGAAATTCAAAACTTATCTCCGCAAGAAGTAAAGCAAGTGCTTCATGCTGAAGTTTGGGAGATCTTAACAGGTAAGAAAAAAGGGCGAGAAAATGATAAGGAAATCACAATCTATGATTCTGTAGGTTTCGCAATTGAAGATTTCTCCGCTTTACGCTTAACTTTAGATCTAGCTGAGAAATATGATATTGGCAGTCAGATGGATATGGTTCCACCAATAAAAAACCCTAAAAACTTATTTTCAGTCCTTTAA
- a CDS encoding nicotinate phosphoribosyltransferase, with protein MCFDNLLLMTDSYKHSHPYQYPKDTNYLHFYLESRGTTNKDLGSHTKFFGLQYYIKKYLSQPITQQMIDAAEKVLLAHGLPFYRSGFEKILNNHNGYLPIRIRAVKEGSLVPLHNVLMTIESTDKELFWLPGFVETLLLKVWYPTTVATISFNIKQVIKKYLLETADSLDKLNFMLHDFGYRGVSSEESAGIGGAAHLTNFLGTDTLAALRVCKEYYGEEMAGFSIPASEHSTMTSWGVGTECERQAFENMITQFGDNSVLYACVSDSWDFKKAIQTWLDLKDKVTAKKANLVIRPDSGDAVDNILYALRELDKGYGSTLNSKGYKVLNRVALIQGDGVSISLARKVLLAMKNQGYSVENIAFGMGGALLQGNHESSINRDSFKFAIKCSAIIRGNTLLGVKKEPITDLAKKSKQGRLDLIKDAKGNYKTIVLDGSYALGEYHHDTQLQTYYDNGEIKFKQSLAEIRKYSN; from the coding sequence ATGTGTTTTGATAACCTACTTTTAATGACAGATAGTTATAAACATTCACATCCGTATCAATATCCTAAAGATACTAACTATCTGCATTTTTATCTAGAAAGTCGCGGTACAACAAATAAAGACTTAGGTAGTCATACTAAGTTTTTTGGCTTGCAATACTATATAAAAAAATATTTATCTCAGCCAATAACTCAACAAATGATAGATGCTGCAGAAAAAGTCCTACTAGCTCATGGTTTACCATTTTATCGATCTGGATTTGAGAAGATATTAAATAATCACAATGGCTATTTGCCAATTAGAATCCGCGCAGTTAAAGAAGGTAGTCTAGTTCCTTTGCATAATGTGTTGATGACCATAGAAAGTACTGATAAAGAACTCTTTTGGTTACCTGGCTTTGTCGAGACTTTACTTCTAAAAGTATGGTATCCAACTACTGTGGCAACAATTAGCTTTAATATAAAGCAGGTAATAAAAAAATATCTGCTTGAGACAGCAGATAGTCTGGATAAATTAAACTTTATGCTTCATGATTTCGGTTATAGAGGTGTTTCATCAGAGGAATCAGCTGGAATTGGTGGTGCAGCACATCTAACTAATTTTCTAGGTACAGATACATTAGCTGCGTTGCGTGTTTGCAAAGAGTACTATGGTGAAGAAATGGCTGGATTTTCAATCCCTGCGAGCGAACATTCTACTATGACAAGCTGGGGTGTTGGCACTGAGTGTGAGCGTCAAGCTTTTGAAAATATGATAACGCAATTTGGTGATAATAGTGTTTTATATGCTTGTGTTTCTGACAGTTGGGACTTTAAAAAAGCAATTCAAACATGGCTTGATTTAAAAGATAAAGTTACAGCTAAAAAAGCAAACTTAGTTATTCGCCCTGATTCCGGAGATGCTGTGGATAATATTCTATATGCACTGCGTGAGTTAGATAAAGGTTATGGTAGTACATTAAACTCTAAAGGATACAAGGTTTTAAATAGAGTTGCTTTGATTCAAGGTGATGGTGTAAGTATTAGTTTAGCAAGAAAAGTTCTATTGGCGATGAAAAATCAAGGTTACTCAGTAGAGAATATTGCTTTTGGTATGGGTGGGGCGCTGCTGCAGGGTAATCATGAATCATCAATAAATAGAGATAGTTTCAAATTTGCAATCAAGTGTTCAGCAATTATACGTGGTAATACTTTACTAGGTGTTAAAAAAGAGCCTATTACAGATCTAGCTAAAAAATCAAAACAGGGACGTCTTGATTTGATAAAAGATGCTAAGGGAAATTATAAAACTATAGTTCTTGATGGTAGTTATGCTCTTGGTGAGTATCACCATGATACACAACTACAAACGTATTATGACAATGGTGAAATCAAGTTTAAGCAAAGTTTAGCAGAGATTCGCAAATATAGTAACTGA
- a CDS encoding acyl-CoA dehydrogenase: protein MFNKIYKIAKKATPAISQTEQTALNAGDNWFEQDIFQGKPDFNKLHSLKKFELTDEERSFLENETTQLCELIDDWKINYQEKDLSVEAWDFIRTKGFLGLVIGKDYGGKGFSAAAHSEIVMKLATKSVTAAITVMVPNSLGPGELLVHYGTDEQKVHYLPRLATGQEIPCFALTGPKAGSDATSLPDYGIVCHEDFNGQKTLGIKLKNINKRYITLAPIATLVGLAFQLQDPDNLLDGNGKEGITCALLPYNHKGLEIGRRGFPLGQAFMNGYIKAKDVFIPIDWIIGGQKMAGEGWRMLVECLSIGRAISLPACGTANTLMSTVMTSAYASVREQFKVPIAQFEGVQEKLAEIAGFAYIANATRQFTVAAVDSGIRPSVSSAIAKYHLTEMGRITINNAMDIHGGRAIIMGPNNYLAIPYMATPIGITVEGANIMTRNLMIFGQGAMKCHPYIRSEIESLMNDDEEQFISNFKSHFKYMALNGTRTLWYGLSGGFTAPSYPSKFKRYYRYISHMSTAYSYVNDISITVLGAGLKRKERLSARLGDIMSYLYMAAAVLKYYKDSGEPQSDDIFVDWSIQHCLYQAQQAMLDLFRNFPNRLFATKMKLFVFPYGKKFRRPSDKLEAQICKSLVSNSNTRQSMKDKCYIPNDDNDPIGRVENAYLASLATHTIKKKITDAIKADKLPKTSWSNCIDVALENKIISQQEANAVKEMLTKVDNIIQTDEFDDYTLGPKNAHPEWQNKHNKQTKENNR, encoded by the coding sequence ATGTTCAACAAGATTTATAAGATAGCCAAAAAAGCCACGCCGGCAATTTCGCAAACAGAACAAACTGCCCTTAATGCTGGTGATAATTGGTTTGAGCAAGATATATTTCAAGGTAAACCTGATTTTAATAAGCTACATAGCTTAAAAAAATTTGAACTAACAGATGAGGAGAGATCATTTCTAGAAAATGAAACAACTCAATTATGTGAGCTAATTGATGATTGGAAGATTAATTATCAAGAAAAAGACTTGAGTGTTGAGGCTTGGGATTTTATCCGAACTAAAGGTTTCTTAGGCTTGGTCATTGGTAAGGACTACGGTGGTAAAGGATTCTCAGCTGCTGCTCATTCTGAGATTGTGATGAAACTAGCAACAAAAAGTGTCACCGCTGCTATTACGGTGATGGTGCCAAACTCACTAGGTCCTGGTGAACTTTTAGTTCATTATGGAACAGATGAGCAAAAAGTTCATTATCTGCCCAGACTAGCAACTGGTCAAGAGATACCATGTTTTGCATTAACTGGCCCTAAAGCCGGGTCTGATGCAACCTCACTACCTGATTATGGTATTGTTTGCCATGAAGATTTTAACGGTCAAAAAACTCTCGGTATTAAGCTAAAAAATATTAATAAACGCTATATCACATTAGCTCCTATAGCTACCCTAGTTGGCCTAGCTTTTCAATTACAAGATCCTGATAACCTGCTTGATGGCAACGGTAAAGAAGGCATAACATGTGCACTACTACCATATAATCATAAAGGTCTAGAAATTGGCAGACGTGGTTTCCCACTAGGACAAGCTTTTATGAATGGTTATATCAAAGCTAAGGATGTTTTTATTCCGATTGATTGGATAATTGGTGGACAAAAAATGGCTGGTGAAGGCTGGCGTATGCTTGTTGAATGCTTATCTATAGGTAGAGCAATTTCATTACCAGCCTGTGGCACAGCTAATACCCTAATGTCTACAGTTATGACCTCAGCTTATGCTAGTGTGCGTGAACAATTTAAAGTCCCTATTGCACAATTTGAAGGGGTTCAAGAAAAACTCGCTGAAATTGCTGGGTTTGCATATATTGCTAATGCAACTCGCCAATTTACAGTCGCAGCTGTTGATAGCGGTATTCGACCATCAGTATCATCGGCAATTGCAAAATATCATCTAACTGAGATGGGGCGTATTACTATCAACAATGCGATGGATATTCATGGTGGTCGTGCAATTATAATGGGACCAAATAACTACCTTGCGATTCCATATATGGCTACCCCAATTGGTATAACTGTTGAGGGTGCGAATATTATGACGCGAAACTTGATGATCTTTGGTCAAGGAGCAATGAAATGTCACCCATACATTCGTAGTGAAATAGAAAGCTTAATGAATGATGATGAAGAGCAATTTATTAGTAATTTTAAAAGTCATTTTAAATATATGGCTCTCAACGGTACACGCACACTTTGGTATGGTTTAAGTGGTGGTTTCACAGCTCCTAGTTACCCTTCTAAGTTTAAGCGTTACTATCGCTATATTTCACATATGAGTACAGCTTACTCTTATGTTAATGATATTTCAATCACAGTGTTAGGTGCAGGACTAAAGCGTAAAGAAAGATTATCAGCTCGTCTTGGCGACATTATGAGTTACTTGTATATGGCAGCTGCAGTATTGAAATACTACAAAGACTCAGGAGAACCTCAAAGTGATGACATTTTTGTCGATTGGAGTATCCAACATTGTCTATACCAAGCCCAACAAGCAATGCTAGATCTATTTAGAAACTTCCCAAATAGATTATTTGCAACCAAAATGAAGCTTTTTGTTTTTCCATATGGTAAAAAATTCAGAAGGCCTTCAGACAAACTTGAAGCACAAATCTGTAAATCATTAGTTAGTAACAGTAACACTAGACAATCGATGAAGGATAAATGTTATATTCCTAATGATGATAATGATCCAATCGGTAGAGTTGAAAATGCATATTTAGCATCGTTAGCAACTCATACTATCAAGAAAAAGATAACTGATGCGATTAAGGCTGATAAATTACCTAAAACCAGCTGGTCAAACTGTATTGATGTGGCGCTAGAAAATAAAATTATCTCACAACAAGAGGCTAATGCTGTTAAAGAAATGCTTACTAAGGTTGATAATATTATTCAAACTGATGAGTTCGATGATTATACTCTAGGACCTAAAAATGCACACCCTGAATGGCAAAATAAGCACAATAAACAAACAAAGGAGAATAATCGTTAG
- a CDS encoding MFS transporter, whose protein sequence is MLVTKYQRLVITLIILTGICSGFDIGVISGTLPMIKSELSLNLTELSEIAGIVFFGALFSKFTSGPLMDFLSRKNVIAFGAFLFTTSMILMMFSNTYTTLMLSRLLQGISIGFLLTVIPVYISETSVAKFRGRAMAIFQLSLVSGIFLANLFASLFVTSLGWRFIFACAIPFSILLFVTSLLAPFSPSWLILKGKNEQALTISEKLALKVQHSLSEKNKIGFFEFIKIVIKQKYYLSILLISLMAVLNGFVGINVFISYGPTIFGQLGSCPKCDPTYYGLAMTLINLVATVCGLFLVDIIGRRKLIIAGLFISFLAIFTMIFCVTAGSNNLALLMLIIVVFGGAVGPGVCIWLILSEVLPVHIRGIGISVALVSKALIESMFISRFLDLTHNYGYAPVLYFMGICIFAFIIVVYKFLPEMANKELI, encoded by the coding sequence ATGCTAGTAACTAAATATCAAAGGTTAGTTATAACTTTAATAATCCTAACTGGGATTTGTTCAGGTTTTGATATCGGAGTAATATCTGGAACATTACCAATGATAAAGAGCGAGTTATCTCTTAATTTGACTGAGTTATCTGAAATTGCTGGAATCGTATTTTTCGGGGCACTTTTCTCAAAATTTACCTCAGGGCCATTGATGGATTTTTTAAGTAGAAAAAATGTCATAGCTTTTGGTGCTTTTTTATTTACAACTTCTATGATTTTAATGATGTTCTCTAATACCTATACAACGCTTATGTTATCAAGGTTGTTACAGGGTATTTCTATCGGTTTTTTACTAACAGTAATTCCTGTTTATATTTCAGAAACTAGTGTTGCTAAATTTAGAGGTAGAGCAATGGCTATATTCCAATTATCCTTAGTTTCTGGAATTTTTTTGGCTAACCTTTTTGCCAGCTTATTCGTGACAAGTCTTGGTTGGAGATTTATTTTTGCCTGTGCTATTCCATTTTCTATATTACTTTTTGTCACAAGTCTTTTAGCACCATTTTCGCCATCGTGGTTAATTTTAAAAGGTAAAAATGAACAAGCATTGACTATCAGTGAGAAGTTAGCATTAAAAGTTCAACATTCATTAAGTGAAAAAAATAAAATTGGCTTCTTTGAATTCATCAAAATAGTTATTAAACAGAAATACTATCTTTCTATACTATTGATTAGTTTGATGGCTGTTTTAAATGGATTTGTTGGTATAAATGTTTTTATAAGCTATGGGCCGACAATTTTTGGCCAACTTGGTAGTTGTCCTAAGTGTGATCCAACTTATTACGGCTTAGCAATGACTCTGATTAATCTTGTAGCGACAGTATGTGGATTATTCCTTGTTGATATTATTGGTAGACGAAAACTTATCATTGCTGGATTATTTATATCATTTTTAGCAATATTTACGATGATTTTTTGCGTTACGGCAGGATCTAATAATTTAGCTTTACTTATGTTGATTATAGTAGTGTTTGGTGGAGCTGTAGGTCCTGGAGTATGTATTTGGTTAATTCTATCAGAAGTACTTCCTGTACATATCCGTGGTATTGGTATATCTGTAGCTCTTGTTTCAAAAGCTTTGATAGAAAGTATGTTTATTTCAAGATTTTTGGATCTTACACATAATTATGGTTATGCGCCAGTATTATATTTTATGGGCATTTGTATCTTTGCATTTATTATCGTTGTATATAAGTTTCTGCCAGAAATGGCAAACAAAGAGCTTATCTAA
- a CDS encoding acyl-CoA-binding protein, giving the protein MTELEKKFEEMLKAVRDATIDFKPDNSQKLKLYAFYKQVKEGDNNTKKPSALKMVERAKWMAWDAIKGMSKEEAMRGYLKVFGNEYLPAGESDSSKPTTVANKLEPVEHKSQRQAIDKIAVLGAGTMGAQIAAHFANARLPVVLFDLKSPEGSPNAIIENSLAKLTKLNPAPFGSKDAIKYITPANYEDNLDLLADCDLVIEAVAERLDIKESLYIKIAGQLKENAILASNTSGLSITKLAQVLPENLKINFCGVHFFNPPRYMPLVELIPHTNTNTEILDKLETFLVEKLGKSIIRAKDTPNFIANRLGVFSMLVTCYYTEQLNIPLEVVDELTGKKLGRAKSATYRTADLVGLDVLSHVVETMKDNLEDGWQKLYQTPDWIQSLINNGSLGQKTKKGLYIKEADGITVLDLNTKEYRLSNKKADKEVLEILAEKDWSKKLEGLRNSNNTQAQFLWATFREMFLYAAHLVGDISNFPKDMDLAIRWGFGWKQGIFEIWQLAGWHKVANWLKEDISTGKALSKNILPSWVDTLDIGVYQNNKEFSFDDKTLISRNSLDVYKRQLFTDNIVEHTSTLATQTLYENDGVKLWQIDDYNNIGILSFKSKMCAIGDDVLDGISAAINYAEEKLDAIVIWQEQDVFSVGANLEEFGIKFAMNGEAAIEEVIRKGHKIISQKLRYSKIPVVAAVKSFAFGGGCETILHSDAAVAAYESYIGLVEAAVGIIPGWGGSKEMAVRASQAQDHWKDFERRYRNLALAQVAKSAYEAKEMGFLRDDDIIVMNTKEILLVAIKKAQLMALAGYQPPLKQKVSVFGETGIATIKALLVNMRDGNQISEHDYKIAVNLADTMCGGQIEKDTEVSEDWLLERELINFKELAVSEKTEARMKYMLETGKPLRN; this is encoded by the coding sequence ATGACTGAGTTAGAAAAAAAATTTGAAGAGATGCTAAAAGCAGTTCGTGATGCAACTATTGATTTCAAGCCTGACAATAGCCAAAAATTAAAGCTCTATGCTTTTTATAAGCAAGTTAAAGAAGGCGATAACAACACTAAGAAACCTTCGGCTTTAAAAATGGTTGAACGCGCTAAATGGATGGCTTGGGATGCTATTAAAGGTATGTCAAAAGAAGAAGCTATGCGCGGTTATTTGAAGGTTTTTGGCAATGAATATCTTCCTGCTGGAGAAAGTGATAGTAGTAAGCCAACCACAGTGGCAAATAAACTGGAACCTGTAGAACATAAATCACAGCGCCAAGCTATTGATAAAATTGCTGTTCTTGGTGCCGGAACAATGGGGGCACAAATTGCTGCTCACTTTGCAAATGCTAGATTGCCGGTTGTGCTTTTTGATTTAAAATCTCCAGAAGGTAGCCCTAATGCTATTATTGAAAATTCTTTAGCAAAGCTCACTAAGCTTAATCCTGCCCCTTTTGGTTCAAAAGATGCTATCAAGTATATTACTCCGGCAAACTACGAAGATAATCTTGATCTTTTGGCAGATTGTGATTTAGTTATTGAAGCTGTAGCTGAACGCTTAGACATAAAAGAAAGCTTATATATAAAAATTGCTGGTCAATTAAAAGAAAATGCTATTTTAGCATCGAATACTTCTGGGCTAAGTATCACAAAGCTTGCTCAAGTGTTACCTGAAAATCTAAAAATTAATTTCTGTGGGGTGCACTTTTTTAACCCTCCTCGATATATGCCTCTAGTTGAGTTAATTCCACATACAAATACTAATACTGAAATTTTAGACAAACTAGAAACATTCTTAGTAGAGAAACTCGGAAAAAGTATTATCCGCGCTAAAGATACCCCAAATTTCATCGCAAACCGCTTAGGTGTCTTTTCAATGCTTGTAACTTGCTATTACACTGAGCAGTTGAATATCCCTTTAGAGGTAGTAGATGAGCTTACAGGTAAAAAGCTCGGGCGTGCTAAAAGTGCTACTTATAGAACTGCTGACTTAGTTGGATTAGACGTATTATCTCATGTAGTAGAAACCATGAAAGATAATCTTGAAGATGGTTGGCAAAAGTTATATCAAACTCCTGACTGGATTCAAAGTCTAATTAATAATGGTTCACTTGGTCAAAAAACTAAAAAAGGCTTATACATAAAAGAAGCAGATGGTATCACAGTACTTGATTTAAACACAAAAGAATATCGTCTCTCTAATAAAAAAGCTGATAAAGAAGTTTTAGAAATTTTAGCTGAAAAAGACTGGTCGAAAAAGCTTGAAGGTTTACGCAATAGTAATAACACCCAAGCTCAATTTTTATGGGCAACCTTTAGAGAGATGTTCTTATATGCTGCTCATCTAGTAGGAGATATCTCTAATTTTCCCAAAGATATGGATTTGGCAATTCGTTGGGGGTTTGGCTGGAAGCAAGGTATTTTTGAGATATGGCAACTTGCTGGCTGGCATAAAGTAGCTAATTGGCTAAAAGAAGATATCTCAACAGGCAAAGCATTATCAAAAAATATTCTACCTAGTTGGGTTGATACTCTAGATATTGGTGTTTATCAAAACAATAAAGAATTTAGTTTCGATGATAAAACACTAATATCTCGTAATAGCCTAGATGTCTATAAACGCCAGCTGTTTACTGATAATATAGTTGAGCACACGAGCACATTAGCTACCCAAACACTTTATGAAAATGATGGTGTCAAACTATGGCAAATAGATGATTATAATAATATAGGGATATTATCATTTAAGAGCAAAATGTGCGCTATTGGCGATGATGTTTTAGATGGCATATCTGCAGCTATTAATTATGCTGAAGAAAAACTTGATGCAATTGTTATTTGGCAAGAGCAAGATGTTTTTTCAGTAGGTGCTAATTTAGAAGAATTCGGTATCAAATTCGCAATGAATGGTGAAGCTGCTATTGAAGAAGTTATTCGCAAAGGGCATAAAATTATTAGCCAAAAATTGCGCTATAGCAAAATACCTGTTGTAGCAGCAGTCAAAAGTTTTGCATTTGGTGGAGGTTGTGAAACCATTCTCCATAGTGATGCTGCTGTTGCTGCATATGAAAGTTATATTGGTTTAGTTGAAGCTGCAGTTGGAATTATTCCTGGTTGGGGTGGCTCTAAAGAAATGGCTGTTAGAGCATCACAAGCTCAAGACCACTGGAAAGACTTTGAGCGTCGTTATAGAAATCTTGCTCTAGCACAAGTTGCTAAAAGCGCTTATGAAGCCAAAGAAATGGGCTTTTTACGCGATGATGACATAATTGTTATGAATACTAAAGAAATCTTACTAGTAGCTATTAAAAAAGCTCAACTTATGGCTTTGGCTGGTTACCAACCACCTTTAAAACAAAAAGTCTCTGTCTTTGGTGAAACTGGTATTGCTACAATTAAAGCTTTACTTGTAAATATGCGTGATGGTAATCAAATATCTGAACATGATTATAAAATTGCTGTAAACCTAGCTGATACAATGTGTGGTGGTCAAATAGAAAAAGATACTGAAGTCTCTGAAGATTGGCTCCTAGAAAGAGAACTAATAAACTTCAAAGAACTTGCAGTATCGGAAAAAACAGAGGCTAGAATGAAATATATGCTAGAAACTGGCAAACCACTAAGAAATTAA